Below is a window of Dermochelys coriacea isolate rDerCor1 chromosome 25, rDerCor1.pri.v4, whole genome shotgun sequence DNA.
AGCTGGGAAAACCTCAGCTTTGAACCCAGCTATAATCCCACATACAGTACACAGGGGTTGTGTAGCACCTCTCGAGGGCTAGCTGGGCTTCCCAGGGAGTGTAGATGCTTCCCCCAACCCGGGGAGGTGATGTGGGGAATGTTCAGAGGCTCCTTCCTCTCTGTAATCACTACAGGAGGCAGTAAGTGCCTCTCAGGGCAGGGAAGCTGCTCACCACCCAGCTGTCCCTTACCCCAGTTCCAATTTCCAACACCAAGTTGGTCTGGCCAAGACTTTAGCTTAGTTACAAGACACGGCTGTGGTGTCAGCTGGAGCCAGCGCAGCCACAGTGTGATACCcccaagacaaacacacacacgtgaCCCGATGaggtttcacttttatttcaaaTCAGCAGCAGGAAGCATGACGTAGGCAGACAGTTTGCACGCCAGGCCCGagagggagaaggacagagctgaAGCCTCCATAAGAGAACAAGTAGGCGTGGGAGTCATGCGGGGGTTTGAACCAGCAGCGCCCAGATGGATGGATGAGGCACATGCGGCCGGGTGAGCGAGCCGATCTCTAACCTGGGCAGCATAGGGAAGCCACTAGGAGTCAATACAGGGAAGGGGAGACGGACAGGCAAGCTTTCAGAGGATGCACTCACAGGGCTTGGCCCTAACGTAGATATTTTTTGATCCATGTCTTGTATTTAAAGACAGCCGTTGCGATGGGCGGTTTGAACATGTTGACACAGTTGTCGTCTGTGAAGGAGAACACGCCGGCTACCGCTGCTTTCTTGCCACACACCACAGGGCCCCCGGAATCACCCTGCAACAGCACAGAGTACACAGCATCTGTTAGCCTGGGAGGGCCCCTTGCAGCATTGGGAGTGAGGGTCAGGAGCGTGGAAGGGCCCAGGGGTGGGCACAGAGGCGGTGGCACCAAGCGACAGAGAGGATAGAGGCAGTGGGGCACATTGCACAGGGCAGGCACGAGGGTTATTTGGGACTGGAGCGAACCAACAATTGGCACCAAAGCCTGTGCTGGTAAAAGGGGCTTGACTGACAGCGCTGGAGACCGGAGTCCTCTCTCCATAGAACGGGTACAAAGTAGGGTGAGTGTCCCACACACATGCCCAGCGGAGCTCGGCCCTGACCTAGGGGCaaatctccatggcccattcagtctttAGCCTCTCTGCCAAGCCTGCCACCAAGGGCTTCAAAGGTCTGGGGAGACCCtggccagcagctccctgcacctGACTTATCCTCGCCTGCCAAAAAGGATCAAAGCCTCAGGAATGGAAAATTGGACACAATTCCCAGGGAGAACACATGGCTAGACCCCCGGGCATCCCTGTCAGCAAAGGTGCCGACTCGATAGGTGCTcaagggctggagcacccatggaaaagatagggggtgctcagcaccccgcagtgggccctgccaatcagctcctctccctccccacccagagcctcctgcccgtTGCTGAtcggcaggaggcactgggggggagcaggaagaggcggagcatactcaggggaggggcagagcagggagccagcatCCCCAGGGAAATCAGAAAGTCGATACCTATGCTTGTCAGTGTCTGTCATGTTTCCCGGGGTTCTTTTGTATCTTAGCTACATCTGGGGCCCCCCGTTAGGTGCTCCCATCTCCACACATGCTCCAGGACAGACAGCTAAGCAGGCAGGCCTGGCAACGAGGCCATCCCCCTTGCATACAGCCAGCTGGAGACTCTTCCCCATCAGCCCCTTCCAGACCAGCATTGCTGTTAAGCCATCACCTTGCAGGGAGCAGAGTCCTTCTCGACCCCTTCGATGCACATCATGGTGCTGGTGACCTCGCCATGCCAGTACCGGCTGTTGTTGCACATCCTGCTGTCCATCACCGTGACATTGAGTTCGCGCAGGACCTGGGAATGCTTGCTTTTTGGTCTGAAAGTCCCCCAGCCAGCCATGCTGCACGTCGTCCCCGGGGCCGGATTCTTCTTGGACAGCGGGAGGAAGCTCGTCTCCTTGTTCCAAGCCACCTTCTTGTCCAGCTGCAGGCAGGAGCGAAAGCCAAGGTCAGGCCTTGGGGACAGACTCCACCAGCCTGCAGAAAGGTTCCCAGCCCTAGCACCACTGCGGTCCCCCGAGCTGCTTCCATCTCAGTAGAGATGCCTCCGGCTTCTCCTGCAGGCTACGGCCCAGTTCTGGGCTCGCTGGGggccgggggtgtgtgtgtgactttgTGCCATTGATACAAAGAGCCCAAATGTGACTCTTTTCATCACCAAGTTCTAAAGTAACCTAGGTaggggggatggggagatggTCTGTCTTAAGCAACGGAGTCCACAACCGCAAGGTGGTTTGAGAAACACACGGAGACCGAGCCCCACTATCCAAGCCTGGCCAGTCTCTAACAGCCAggggcctggctccagccctcTCCTAACGCCCCTTTGTGCCACAGGGTTCCTGGGAGAATTCCCCCAAACAGGGGCAGCATGCACTGCCCCCCTTTGCAGACACTGGTGCGGGGCGTGCAGGGCAGCCCCTAGGCGGCCAGGTGCCTTGGCGACTGCTCTAACTCCCATGAAAGGCTGCACCAGTCCCACCTCGAGCAGCCCAGAATCTAGGACTCGCTGAAGTCCGTGTCTGCCCCCCGCCCACTCACCACCCAGGCTGCACCTTCTAGGCTGCTTCCTGAGAGGCCAAGCTCCCAGTCCGGCCCTAGATGAAACTGTGCAGGCCCAGAAGCTGAGGGatggtgggaaggggtgggaggaatgAGAATTCCTAGCTGTTGGGAAGCAGCTGAGGGACAGAGGGAAGCATCCTTAGCTCTGTTAGAGGCCAGACTCCGGGGAAAAACTTTACCCCTCAGTGAAAGCAAGGCCAGCTGCACACCTACCAGCACCTCAGAGGCAAGGGCGTGAGCGGAGATGACTCAAGACTGGCTAGAGAGCCCTGCTAGCGTTAAAGATTTCCTGTAAGGGTTAGGCAGTTTGTCACTTCTGAATCTCACCTTTCTAGCCACAGCAGAAGAGGCCTCCAAAGagacccctcccatccccccttcACCCCACTCAACCTTCCACCTACCCTGAGATAGAGGAACAAAGGAAGGAGTAAATCCTATGCAGTGCTGAATGCCCCGGCTTGCCTCTGAGGGTCCTAACACAGCGCTTTCCATCCACAAAAGAAATACTGATATCATTAGCAGCATGGCCTGGCAGCTAGAGcacaggctgggactcaggacacctgccctctagtcctgcctctgccactgacccgctgggtgaccttgggcaagtcacttttaacctccgtgtgcctcagtttccccatctgtaaaaggagtttgacaactctgctctcctttgtaaagtgctttgagatccactgataaGAGCTAGGGACTATTactacctccattttacagatgggggaaactgaggcaggcagagGCAACTTGACCTGTCCAAGACCACACAACAGgaagagccaggatttgaacccactCCACTGCCCTAGCCACATGGTCAGGCGCTGCCGCCTTATAGGACTGGCCCCCTGTAGCAGAAGCTAGAATGACTGGAGCCCATGGCACTCTAGCAAACCCACGAACCTTGAGCAGCATGATATCATTGGCCATGGTGTTGGGGTTGTAGGAAGGATGCGGGACAAACTCCATGACATTGAACTTCGGCACTTGGGCATTTCTCCTGGGCTGCTGATGGAGACCCACCACCACCTTGATGCGACCCTTTCTCCTGAGACACAAAAAGAAAGCCTCACTAGTGTTAGCACCCTCACTGCGGACACCCTGCTATCCCAATGGAAACACCCCATCGGGGAGGCACAAAGCTAAGCCTGCAGTCAGAGGAGCAAGTCGGCCTTTTGGTGGAGCATGTTCCCCCAGCTCTTGACTCACGACCCCAGTGATGCTGGCCCAACCATTGATCCTCCTGTCATGCCCCTGGTGTGCTGAGGGCAGACGGGCTCTGCATGCAGACGCCTCCCATGAGCTGAGCAAGTTTCATCT
It encodes the following:
- the GZMM gene encoding granzyme M isoform X1, giving the protein MKADQKLLFLVLLFLPIGKAAGQLQSSIIGGREALPHSRPYMVSIHLKDTPFCGGTLIHARWVLTAAHCYADPRKGRIKVVVGLHQQPRRNAQVPKFNVMEFVPHPSYNPNTMANDIMLLKLDKKVAWNKETSFLPLSKKNPAPGTTCSMAGWGTFRPKSKHSQVLRELNVTVMDSRMCNNSRYWHGEVTSTMMCIEGVEKDSAPCKGDSGGPVVCGKKAAVAGVFSFTDDNCVNMFKPPIATAVFKYKTWIKKYLR
- the GZMM gene encoding granzyme M isoform X2 — translated: MKADQKLLFLVLLFLPIGKAGQLQSSIIGGREALPHSRPYMVSIHLKDTPFCGGTLIHARWVLTAAHCYADPRKGRIKVVVGLHQQPRRNAQVPKFNVMEFVPHPSYNPNTMANDIMLLKLDKKVAWNKETSFLPLSKKNPAPGTTCSMAGWGTFRPKSKHSQVLRELNVTVMDSRMCNNSRYWHGEVTSTMMCIEGVEKDSAPCKGDSGGPVVCGKKAAVAGVFSFTDDNCVNMFKPPIATAVFKYKTWIKKYLR